The following coding sequences are from one Leptolyngbya sp. NIES-3755 window:
- a CDS encoding 50S ribosomal protein L17 (similar to AA sequence:cyanobase_aa:LBDG_18260), with the protein MLGKPADQRKALLRALTTELIRNGRIQTTKIRAQAVRSEAEKMITLAKDGSLAARRQAMGYIYDKQLVHALFEQAPQRYADRKGGYTRILRTVRRRGDNAEMAIIELT; encoded by the coding sequence ATGTTGGGCAAACCTGCGGATCAGCGGAAAGCTCTTCTCAGAGCATTAACCACTGAACTGATCCGCAACGGTCGAATCCAAACGACCAAGATCCGCGCTCAAGCAGTGCGATCGGAAGCTGAAAAAATGATCACCCTCGCCAAAGACGGCTCTCTCGCGGCTCGTCGTCAAGCGATGGGATACATCTACGATAAGCAGCTTGTTCACGCTTTGTTCGAGCAAGCTCCCCAACGATATGCCGATCGCAAAGGCGGATATACCCGCATTTTGAGAACGGTTCGTCGTCGTGGTGACAACGCTGAAATGGCGATTATCGAATTGACCTAA
- a CDS encoding DNA-directed RNA polymerase subunit alpha (similar to AA sequence:cyanobase_aa:LBDG_18250), giving the protein MAQFQVECIDTTTEKDQSQYSKFILEPLERGQGTTVGNALRRVLLSNLEGAAVTAVRIAGVTHEFATIPGVREDVLDIMLNMKKLVFRTYSSQPQIGRLLVQGQATVTAESFDLPSEVEMVDPDQYIATLAPNATLEMEFKIEKGKGYRGAGKFTDDTALDFLQIDSVFMPVRKVQYSVEDARQGGTAEKDRLIMEIWTNGSLTPQEALSQAANILVDLFNPLKDITFEPSDDDGMSDERIENQIPIEELQLSVRAYNCLKRAQINSVADLLDYSQEDLLEIKNFGAKSAEEVVEALQQRLGITLPQEKSKS; this is encoded by the coding sequence GTGGCACAGTTTCAGGTCGAATGTATTGATACCACGACGGAAAAGGATCAAAGCCAATACAGTAAGTTCATTTTGGAGCCGCTAGAGCGGGGACAAGGAACGACGGTTGGGAATGCGCTTCGTCGCGTGTTGCTGTCGAACTTAGAAGGCGCAGCGGTAACGGCGGTAAGGATTGCAGGCGTAACTCACGAGTTTGCAACGATTCCGGGCGTTCGGGAAGATGTGCTGGACATTATGCTGAACATGAAAAAGCTGGTGTTCAGAACGTATTCGTCGCAGCCTCAGATCGGTCGGCTTTTGGTTCAGGGTCAAGCGACCGTGACGGCTGAAAGCTTTGATTTGCCTTCGGAAGTGGAAATGGTTGATCCGGATCAATACATTGCAACTCTCGCGCCTAACGCAACGTTAGAGATGGAGTTCAAGATTGAGAAGGGCAAGGGATATCGGGGGGCTGGCAAGTTCACGGATGATACCGCGCTCGACTTTTTGCAAATCGACTCTGTATTCATGCCCGTGAGAAAGGTACAGTACAGCGTCGAAGATGCTCGCCAAGGTGGAACGGCTGAAAAAGACCGTTTGATCATGGAAATTTGGACAAATGGCAGTTTGACTCCGCAAGAAGCGCTGAGTCAGGCGGCAAATATCCTAGTCGATCTGTTTAATCCGCTGAAAGACATTACGTTCGAGCCTTCGGATGATGATGGAATGAGCGATGAGCGGATCGAAAATCAAATCCCGATCGAAGAACTGCAACTTTCAGTCAGAGCTTACAACTGTCTGAAACGCGCTCAAATCAACTCGGTCGCGGACTTGCTCGACTACAGCCAAGAAGACCTGCTCGAAATAAAGAATTTCGGGGCAAAGTCTGCCGAGGAAGTCGTCGAAGCACTGCAACAACGGTTAGGGATCACCCTGCCGCAAGAAAAATCTAAATCCTAG
- a CDS encoding ribosomal protein S11 (similar to AA sequence:cyanobase_aa:LBDG_18240) — MARQPQRKTGPRKAKKNIPSGVAHIQSTFNNTIVTISDTQGEVISWASAGSSGFKGAKKGTPFAAQTAAEAAARRAMDQGMRQLEVMVSGPGAGRETAIRALQGTGIEITLIRDVTPIPHNGCRPPKRRRV; from the coding sequence ATGGCAAGACAACCGCAGCGGAAAACGGGTCCGCGCAAGGCAAAAAAGAACATCCCCAGTGGGGTCGCTCACATTCAATCGACGTTCAACAATACGATCGTCACGATCTCGGATACTCAAGGCGAGGTCATCTCCTGGGCATCAGCGGGATCGAGTGGCTTTAAAGGTGCAAAGAAGGGAACTCCCTTTGCGGCTCAAACCGCTGCCGAAGCTGCCGCTCGTCGCGCAATGGATCAAGGAATGCGTCAGCTTGAAGTGATGGTGAGCGGACCTGGAGCCGGACGCGAAACCGCGATTCGGGCACTGCAAGGCACTGGAATTGAAATCACCCTGATCCGCGATGTCACCCCGATTCCTCACAACGGTTGTCGTCCGCCGAAACGCCGTCGCGTTTAA
- a CDS encoding 30S ribosomal protein S13 (similar to AA sequence:cyanobase_aa:LBDG_18230): MARIAGVDLPRDKRVEIGLRYIYGIGPTRSREIIAKTGVNPDTRVKDLSEADVAALREAVEGGYQIEGDLRRFESMSIKRLMDIGCYRGRRHRMGLPVRGQRTRTNARTRRGGRRTVAGKKKAPGKK, translated from the coding sequence GTGGCGCGGATTGCGGGCGTAGACCTACCTCGTGACAAACGAGTGGAAATCGGTCTTCGATATATCTACGGAATTGGACCCACCCGGTCTAGAGAAATTATCGCGAAAACAGGTGTCAATCCCGACACCCGCGTAAAAGATCTCAGCGAAGCGGATGTCGCGGCTCTGCGTGAAGCAGTAGAAGGCGGCTATCAGATTGAAGGAGACTTGCGACGGTTTGAATCGATGTCGATCAAGCGATTGATGGATATCGGATGCTATCGCGGTCGGCGGCATCGGATGGGCTTGCCTGTTCGGGGTCAACGAACCAGAACCAATGCCCGGACTCGTCGCGGCGGTCGTCGGACGGTTGCAGGGAAGAAAAAGGCTCCCGGTAAGAAATAA
- a CDS encoding translation initiation factor IF-1 (similar to AA sequence:cyanobase_aa:LBDG_18220) gives MSKQDLIEMEGTVVDSLPNAMFRVDLDNGFNVLAHISGKIRRNYIKILPGDRVKVELTPYDLTKGRITYRLKNKGGR, from the coding sequence TTGTCTAAACAAGACCTAATTGAAATGGAAGGAACCGTCGTCGATTCGCTGCCCAACGCAATGTTTCGGGTAGACCTCGACAACGGCTTCAACGTCCTCGCACACATCTCTGGAAAAATTCGACGCAACTATATCAAGATCCTTCCCGGCGATCGCGTCAAAGTCGAACTCACCCCCTACGACCTCACCAAAGGACGCATCACCTACCGACTCAAAAACAAAGGCGGTCGGTAA
- a CDS encoding hypothetical protein (similar to AA sequence:cyanobase_aa:gll3226) — MSTLVEQNKAISLRFAKDGWGTNPTWRQTWDELMSPDVVHHFNSSAEPIIGLEANKAFNESLFQGFPDIHHILEDVVADVDKVVYRTTIQGTHTGEFLGIPPTGKAVKVNDFTLLRIVDGKIVEWWYECNLLEVMQQLELVAA, encoded by the coding sequence ATGTCTACTTTGGTTGAACAAAACAAAGCGATCTCTCTCCGTTTTGCCAAGGATGGATGGGGTACAAATCCCACTTGGAGGCAAACTTGGGACGAATTGATGAGTCCAGATGTTGTACATCATTTCAACAGTTCAGCAGAACCAATTATTGGACTAGAAGCCAATAAAGCGTTTAACGAAAGCCTCTTTCAAGGATTTCCAGATATTCATCACATCCTGGAGGACGTGGTTGCTGACGTTGACAAGGTTGTGTATCGTACAACAATTCAAGGAACTCATACAGGTGAGTTTTTAGGAATTCCACCAACAGGCAAAGCTGTCAAAGTGAATGATTTCACCTTGCTTCGGATTGTGGATGGAAAAATTGTGGAGTGGTGGTACGAGTGCAATTTGCTGGAAGTGATGCAGCAGCTTGAATTAGTTGCAGCTTAA
- a CDS encoding transcriptional regulator (similar to AA sequence:cyanobase_aa:all3728) — protein MDRKDETSNLTRQDWINQGLRTLAAGGVEAVRVEPLAKSMKVTKGSFYWHFKNREDLLEAILQEWIKLQTNSIIDQVETEGGTAANKLLHLFELAVQDDGRVETAIRAWAKNDANVSSFLAEVDEHRLSYTKDLFLQIGFAPFEATVRARMVYYALVGEFAIGTRSDQAERLAEIRLQHKILTHQNQ, from the coding sequence ATGGATAGAAAAGACGAAACTTCAAATTTGACACGACAAGATTGGATTAACCAAGGATTGCGAACTTTAGCAGCGGGTGGAGTTGAAGCCGTTCGGGTTGAGCCGCTTGCTAAATCTATGAAGGTCACAAAAGGAAGTTTCTACTGGCACTTTAAGAATCGAGAAGACTTGTTAGAAGCAATTCTGCAAGAATGGATCAAGCTTCAGACCAACAGCATCATTGATCAGGTAGAAACAGAAGGTGGTACTGCTGCAAATAAACTGCTTCATCTATTTGAGTTAGCGGTTCAAGATGATGGTCGTGTAGAGACTGCAATTCGAGCTTGGGCAAAAAACGATGCTAATGTTTCTAGTTTTCTTGCTGAAGTTGATGAGCACCGTTTGAGCTACACGAAGGATTTATTTTTACAAATAGGCTTTGCACCGTTTGAGGCAACGGTTCGCGCTCGCATGGTTTATTATGCTCTTGTTGGTGAATTTGCAATCGGAACGCGAAGCGACCAAGCTGAACGATTAGCTGAAATACGATTGCAACACAAGATCCTCACACATCAGAACCAGTAA
- a CDS encoding hypothetical protein (similar to AA sequence:cyanobase_aa:Cyan7425_2274), protein MTIDHDRLFKELLSTFFIEFLELFLPKVAETIERESIVFLQQEYFADLEEGEEKIIDLLVSVRQADTDITFLVHIEAQSYSQSNFNQRMFFYFARLHQKHLQRIYPIVVFSFDQPQRAEKNVYKVEFPFRKVLEFSFESIQLNRLNWRNYLNQANPVAAALMAKMKIAKRDRPKVKAECLRVLATLRLDPARTRLISQFIDTYLRLDSQENQKFQREISKMEPAEREVVMEITTSWEIEGREKGTEETQQRIALKMLSRNYSIEQIADLTELSIEQIQQLRSQIQS, encoded by the coding sequence ATGACGATCGATCACGACCGATTATTCAAAGAATTGCTCTCGACGTTCTTTATCGAGTTCCTAGAGTTGTTTTTGCCGAAAGTGGCAGAAACAATTGAGCGGGAATCGATCGTGTTTTTGCAGCAAGAGTATTTTGCTGATTTGGAGGAAGGCGAAGAGAAAATTATCGATCTACTGGTATCGGTGAGACAAGCAGATACGGACATAACCTTTCTTGTACATATTGAAGCGCAGTCCTATAGCCAGTCGAATTTTAATCAGCGGATGTTCTTCTACTTTGCGCGATTGCATCAGAAGCATTTGCAGCGGATTTATCCGATCGTTGTTTTCTCCTTTGATCAACCGCAACGAGCAGAAAAGAACGTCTACAAAGTCGAGTTTCCCTTCCGAAAAGTTCTGGAATTTAGCTTTGAGTCGATTCAACTCAATCGATTGAACTGGCGAAATTATCTCAATCAAGCGAATCCGGTCGCGGCGGCATTGATGGCGAAGATGAAAATTGCGAAACGCGATCGACCCAAAGTAAAAGCGGAATGTCTTCGAGTTCTTGCAACTTTGCGGCTAGATCCAGCCCGAACTCGACTGATTTCTCAGTTTATTGATACGTATCTGCGATTGGACTCGCAAGAGAATCAGAAATTTCAGAGAGAAATTAGTAAAATGGAGCCAGCAGAGCGGGAGGTAGTCATGGAAATTACAACTAGCTGGGAAATAGAGGGAAGAGAGAAAGGCACAGAGGAAACTCAGCAAAGAATTGCTCTGAAAATGCTTTCTCGAAACTATTCGATCGAACAAATCGCCGACTTGACTGAGTTATCGATCGAACAAATTCAACAACTACGATCTCAGATACAGTCCTAA
- a CDS encoding hypothetical protein (hypothetical protein Cyan7822_5303;~similar to AA sequence:cyanobase_aa:LBDG_43740), which translates to MKAWIAIVVSAVIWVMSISNAWALTQIKLSDLGYRECSAELSKGAVTAGGIPQSARCFIVYGKATNPTNKTIVNADIFGRIYDANEDPIIENRTRLGAIEEVPPGVSEFEFQVNVPENQPLPLKLLQFKAAGFTGTVRR; encoded by the coding sequence ATGAAGGCATGGATTGCGATCGTAGTTTCAGCAGTAATTTGGGTAATGAGCATCTCGAATGCTTGGGCACTGACTCAAATTAAGCTGTCGGATTTGGGCTATCGGGAATGTTCGGCTGAATTGTCCAAAGGAGCAGTGACAGCGGGAGGAATTCCTCAATCGGCACGGTGTTTTATTGTGTATGGCAAAGCAACGAACCCTACGAATAAAACGATCGTCAATGCGGATATTTTCGGGCGAATCTACGATGCGAACGAAGATCCGATTATTGAAAACCGGACGCGATTAGGTGCGATCGAAGAAGTTCCCCCTGGTGTGAGTGAGTTTGAGTTTCAGGTAAATGTTCCTGAGAATCAGCCTTTACCATTGAAGCTCTTACAGTTCAAAGCCGCAGGATTTACTGGAACCGTGAGACGTTAG
- a CDS encoding hypothetical protein (similar to AA sequence:cyanobase_aa:LBDG_53670), protein MNAIAPLCARVKHKCGLVTVVKYFFLSDGWCVGRVWEVGGLWNEIAWRRKPRIEQLDLSVWENGEKLWLYRVEDEVLMVEVKPSPSVESGAIGQVVLKRLITADQAIDILCNVNKDIANL, encoded by the coding sequence ATGAATGCGATCGCGCCACTTTGCGCTAGGGTTAAGCACAAATGCGGACTGGTGACGGTTGTGAAGTATTTCTTTCTTTCGGATGGTTGGTGTGTGGGTCGAGTCTGGGAAGTTGGCGGCTTATGGAATGAGATCGCTTGGAGACGCAAACCCCGCATTGAACAGTTAGATTTAAGTGTCTGGGAAAACGGCGAAAAGCTCTGGCTCTACCGCGTCGAAGATGAAGTGTTAATGGTCGAAGTGAAACCTTCACCTTCGGTTGAATCTGGCGCGATCGGGCAAGTGGTTTTGAAACGATTAATCACCGCCGATCAAGCGATCGACATTCTTTGCAATGTGAACAAAGACATCGCAAATCTCTAA
- a CDS encoding hypothetical protein (hypothetical protein Cyan7822_2748;~similar to AA sequence:cyanobase_aa:LBDG_53660) yields MKVLSTYLLASVKQAAPMIAGFSLALSGLMATNAPAQAAPRNLEKTVIAQNTTLPDGVYLYGQSPKPNEIGKGYFVFEARQGKLVGALYMPRSSFDCTYGQLEADRVSLMVVDSYDRSENPFVIATERNDSVASRDPVVAPISLEGFHRLSNLSENDQRILNVCKQNYQQRAWK; encoded by the coding sequence ATGAAAGTACTATCGACTTACCTCCTCGCCTCTGTTAAGCAAGCCGCTCCAATGATTGCAGGTTTTTCGCTTGCATTGTCCGGCTTGATGGCGACGAATGCACCTGCTCAAGCTGCTCCCCGCAATCTGGAAAAGACTGTCATTGCACAAAACACCACATTGCCGGATGGAGTCTACCTATATGGGCAATCTCCGAAACCCAATGAGATTGGTAAAGGTTATTTTGTCTTTGAAGCACGGCAAGGAAAATTAGTCGGTGCGCTTTATATGCCTCGATCGTCGTTCGATTGCACCTACGGTCAGCTAGAAGCCGATCGCGTTTCCTTAATGGTGGTCGATAGCTACGATCGTTCTGAGAATCCCTTTGTGATTGCAACCGAGCGGAATGATTCAGTTGCATCTCGCGATCCAGTCGTTGCTCCAATTAGCTTAGAAGGGTTCCATCGCCTCTCGAATCTGAGCGAAAACGATCAGCGAATTCTGAACGTCTGTAAGCAAAACTATCAACAACGTGCTTGGAAATAG
- a CDS encoding 16S rRNA processing protein RimM (similar to AA sequence:cyanobase_aa:LBDG_53650), which translates to MGYIEIGKIVAAQGIKGELRVYPNTDFPERFEEPGTRWLLRPNQTEPESIELLSGRYIDGKGLYVIQIKGIRDRTTAEGLRDCKLLVPDTDRPELEEGEFHVADLIGLSVYEQVTQELIGKVKDVIPAGHDLLQVSKATSEDGEEKLILIPFVEAIVPVVDLDRQRIEITPPPGLLDL; encoded by the coding sequence ATGGGATATATAGAAATCGGTAAAATCGTCGCGGCTCAAGGCATCAAAGGCGAACTGCGCGTCTATCCCAACACGGACTTTCCAGAACGATTCGAGGAACCGGGAACACGCTGGTTATTGCGCCCAAATCAAACCGAACCCGAATCGATCGAGCTTCTTTCCGGTCGCTACATCGACGGCAAAGGACTCTATGTCATTCAGATCAAAGGAATTCGCGATCGCACCACTGCCGAGGGTCTTCGAGATTGTAAATTGCTCGTTCCTGATACTGATCGACCCGAACTTGAAGAAGGCGAATTTCATGTTGCTGATCTCATCGGTTTGTCCGTTTATGAACAAGTAACTCAAGAATTAATCGGCAAAGTTAAAGATGTCATTCCCGCTGGACATGATTTATTACAAGTCTCTAAAGCTACCTCTGAAGATGGAGAAGAAAAGTTAATTTTGATTCCATTTGTCGAAGCGATCGTGCCCGTCGTTGACCTCGATCGACAGCGAATCGAAATCACTCCACCTCCCGGACTGCTTGATTTATAG
- a CDS encoding valine--pyruvate transaminase (similar to AA sequence:cyanobase_aa:LBDG_53640), whose protein sequence is MNPALSQLGIEMSRLSGVRAIMKDIIETLRAGAGQSFINLSAGNPVILPEVEQLWRDCTAELLASPEYGDVVCRYGASQGYQPLIDAIVQEFNQRYGLQLSDRHILITPGSQSLYFYAANAFGGYTASGELRKIVLPLSPDYTGYGGVTLTPEALIAYKPELEIDQENHRFKYRPNFNQLQIDEQTGCVIFSRPCNPTGNVLSNDEVNKITSLAAVHDVPVLIDSAYAPPFPALNFTEMAPMFGGNVVHCMSLSKAGLPGERIGIAIGEPEIIQTLECFQTNLCIHSPRYGQAIAARAIRSGQLADISANVIRPFYQRKIAIIEETLDRTMPRSLPWFLHRGEGAIFAWLWLDQLPTTDWEFYQELKKVGVIVVPGSTFFPGLQEEWQHKQQCLRISLTGTDVELQTAMERLADVAQQVYAS, encoded by the coding sequence ATGAACCCTGCTCTTAGCCAACTTGGAATCGAAATGTCGCGCTTGTCCGGTGTTCGGGCGATCATGAAGGACATTATTGAAACGCTGAGAGCAGGAGCCGGACAGAGTTTTATTAATCTCAGTGCAGGCAATCCAGTAATCTTGCCGGAAGTCGAACAGCTTTGGCGCGATTGTACTGCGGAATTGTTAGCTAGTCCTGAATATGGCGATGTGGTGTGTCGCTATGGCGCAAGTCAAGGATATCAACCGCTGATCGATGCGATCGTACAAGAGTTCAATCAGCGCTATGGATTGCAATTAAGCGATCGACATATCTTGATTACTCCCGGCAGTCAAAGTCTTTACTTCTATGCGGCAAACGCTTTTGGGGGCTACACAGCAAGCGGTGAACTTAGAAAAATTGTGCTTCCATTAAGTCCTGACTACACGGGATATGGGGGTGTGACGCTCACTCCAGAGGCACTGATCGCATACAAACCGGAATTAGAAATCGATCAGGAAAATCATCGTTTCAAATATCGCCCGAATTTCAATCAATTACAGATCGATGAACAGACCGGATGTGTAATTTTCTCACGTCCTTGTAATCCAACTGGAAACGTTTTGAGCAATGATGAGGTGAATAAAATTACTTCACTGGCAGCCGTTCATGATGTTCCGGTTTTGATCGATTCTGCTTACGCGCCTCCGTTCCCTGCTTTGAACTTTACCGAAATGGCTCCGATGTTTGGTGGGAACGTGGTTCACTGTATGAGTTTATCGAAAGCTGGATTGCCTGGAGAGCGAATTGGAATTGCGATCGGTGAACCCGAAATTATTCAAACGCTCGAATGCTTCCAAACGAATCTTTGCATTCACTCCCCTCGATACGGACAAGCGATCGCGGCTCGTGCTATTCGCTCCGGTCAACTTGCGGATATTTCTGCAAACGTCATTCGTCCGTTTTATCAGCGCAAGATTGCCATCATTGAGGAAACACTCGATCGAACAATGCCTCGATCGCTTCCCTGGTTCCTTCATCGTGGAGAAGGTGCAATTTTCGCTTGGTTATGGCTTGATCAATTACCAACAACCGATTGGGAGTTTTACCAAGAACTCAAAAAAGTCGGCGTGATCGTTGTTCCTGGCAGCACCTTTTTCCCAGGCTTACAAGAAGAATGGCAACACAAACAGCAATGTCTCAGAATTAGCCTAACGGGAACAGATGTAGAATTACAAACAGCAATGGAACGACTCGCAGACGTTGCACAGCAAGTTTACGCATCATAA
- a CDS encoding transcriptional modulator of MazE/toxin, MazF (similar to AA sequence:cyanobase_aa:Cyan7425_4159) yields MPITKHQKGYPFEVLLPDGLKTHGVILTDQIKSIDWRGRNVQFVESVAEEIIEEIQAKIRALLF; encoded by the coding sequence ATGCCAATTACGAAACACCAAAAGGGATATCCGTTTGAGGTGCTTCTGCCTGATGGACTCAAAACGCATGGTGTGATTCTGACTGACCAAATTAAATCTATTGATTGGCGAGGACGGAATGTTCAGTTCGTAGAGTCTGTTGCAGAAGAAATTATTGAAGAGATTCAAGCAAAGATAAGAGCACTCTTGTTTTGA
- a CDS encoding transcriptional regulator/antitoxin, MazE (similar to AA sequence:cyanobase_aa:Cyan7425_4160): MASMVAKWGNSLAIRIPQNLAKELQISEGAEVEISAIDGTLVVKPRKRKEYSLDELLEDITPENLHAAVDFGRPVGNEVW; this comes from the coding sequence ATGGCTTCAATGGTTGCAAAGTGGGGAAACAGTCTTGCGATTCGTATCCCACAAAATTTAGCGAAAGAGCTTCAGATTTCCGAAGGTGCAGAGGTCGAAATCAGTGCAATTGATGGAACTTTAGTGGTGAAACCGAGAAAGCGCAAAGAGTATTCACTCGATGAATTACTAGAAGATATTACGCCAGAAAATCTTCATGCAGCCGTTGACTTCGGCAGACCAGTGGGGAACGAAGTTTGGTAA
- a CDS encoding GCN5-related N-acetyltransferase (similar to AA sequence:cyanobase_aa:Npun_F6522), which yields MLIVRSATLEDVPLIFSFIQKKSKFDREIGAFLGVLQTSEDKLRKTLFGTVPFSYVLFAESADCEIGFALYGFRYSSFAGQPSIWLDDLYVDRDMRSQGAGALLMQRLAEISQTRDCTHLAWNADARNTRGLEFYDRIGAEITEQHGNRCFLKWIPWADKP from the coding sequence ATGTTGATCGTCAGATCTGCAACCCTAGAGGATGTGCCGCTAATTTTCTCGTTTATTCAAAAGAAATCGAAATTCGATCGAGAAATTGGTGCGTTTTTGGGTGTGCTGCAAACCTCCGAAGACAAGCTGAGAAAGACGCTATTCGGAACCGTTCCTTTTTCCTATGTTTTGTTTGCAGAGTCGGCAGATTGTGAGATTGGCTTTGCGCTCTATGGTTTTCGATATTCCTCGTTTGCAGGTCAGCCGAGTATTTGGCTAGATGATTTGTATGTCGATCGAGACATGAGAAGCCAAGGAGCAGGAGCATTGTTGATGCAGCGTCTTGCCGAAATTTCTCAGACACGTGATTGTACTCATCTTGCCTGGAATGCGGATGCTCGGAATACTCGTGGGTTGGAATTTTACGATCGTATTGGCGCAGAAATTACTGAGCAGCATGGAAATCGATGTTTTCTAAAGTGGATTCCGTGGGCAGACAAACCCTAG
- a CDS encoding hypothetical protein (similar to AA sequence:cyanobase_aa:LBDG_53630), translated as MALAQVYQIKTEIAQAFYQLGVTYSAIGDATKTSETLRQADQLLNEVEAVQKIEQALRQC; from the coding sequence ATGGCACTGGCACAGGTTTATCAAATCAAGACAGAGATTGCTCAGGCGTTCTATCAGCTTGGAGTGACCTATTCTGCGATCGGGGATGCCACTAAAACCAGCGAAACCCTTCGCCAAGCCGATCAACTCCTAAACGAAGTCGAAGCTGTACAAAAAATCGAACAGGCATTGCGGCAATGTTGA
- a CDS encoding asparaginase (similar to AA sequence:cyanobase_aa:LBDG_53620), with protein sequence MSVDRVQPKLILHGGAGSSLKGKGGADAVRRSLYKVVEEVYALLLAGATATEAVVTGCQLLEDDPRFNAGTGSVLQSDGQIRMSAALMDGARQRFSGVINTSRVKNPIELALFLQTSDDRVLSDMGSAELLRELQLPLYDPLTELRLQEWIQEREGNFNRAMAGVVAEKELISESAGRGTIGVVALDSHGRIAVGTSTGGKGFERIGRVSDSAMPAGNYANPEAAISCTGIGEDIIDECLAAKIVIRVTDGQSLHQAFEKSFKEAHQNRRDLGAIGLSANGTIGWGKTSEVLLAAYHTGDRMGDTLDLPDDLQTGTV encoded by the coding sequence ATGTCTGTCGATCGAGTTCAGCCCAAATTGATCCTCCACGGGGGTGCAGGAAGTTCGCTCAAAGGCAAAGGAGGAGCCGATGCAGTTCGTCGATCGCTCTACAAAGTGGTGGAAGAAGTGTATGCCCTCTTACTCGCAGGAGCTACCGCAACCGAAGCTGTAGTGACGGGATGCCAATTGCTCGAAGATGATCCCCGCTTTAATGCAGGAACCGGATCAGTGTTGCAATCAGATGGGCAGATTCGGATGAGTGCGGCTTTAATGGATGGAGCGCGACAACGATTCAGCGGTGTGATTAATACGTCACGAGTCAAGAACCCGATCGAGCTTGCGTTATTTCTGCAAACGTCTGACGATCGCGTTCTCTCTGATATGGGTTCTGCTGAGTTACTGCGCGAATTGCAGCTTCCTTTATACGATCCGTTGACTGAACTGCGCTTGCAGGAATGGATTCAAGAGCGGGAAGGCAACTTTAATCGGGCGATGGCGGGTGTGGTTGCAGAAAAAGAATTGATTTCGGAATCAGCGGGACGAGGCACGATCGGGGTCGTCGCTTTGGATAGTCACGGTCGGATCGCAGTTGGAACTTCGACAGGTGGAAAAGGCTTTGAGCGAATTGGACGAGTGAGCGATTCTGCGATGCCTGCGGGAAATTACGCAAACCCAGAAGCGGCAATTAGCTGTACGGGGATTGGCGAGGACATTATCGACGAATGTTTAGCCGCAAAAATCGTCATTCGTGTGACAGATGGACAGTCGTTACATCAGGCGTTTGAAAAATCGTTTAAAGAAGCACATCAGAATCGGCGTGATTTAGGAGCGATCGGACTTTCTGCAAACGGTACGATCGGATGGGGGAAAACCAGCGAAGTTCTTTTAGCGGCGTATCACACAGGCGATCGCATGGGTGACACTTTGGATCTTCCAGATGACTTGCAAACCGGAACTGTGTGA